A window of the Microbacterium sp. AZCO genome harbors these coding sequences:
- a CDS encoding amino acid transporter, whose translation MTDHKPTRRDLMKPVQLLGLAFAAAVFAGIVTLVSMGFFQAKPAADIERALVVAAIAAGVSFIAVLLIVSLLLLAVDPAQIQKQVDRPVLLPDEHAGDAPAAGDEPAGDQPRS comes from the coding sequence ATGACCGACCACAAGCCGACCCGCCGCGATCTCATGAAGCCCGTGCAGCTGCTCGGGCTCGCGTTCGCCGCCGCCGTCTTCGCAGGCATCGTGACGCTCGTCTCGATGGGCTTCTTCCAGGCGAAGCCGGCCGCCGACATCGAGCGCGCGCTCGTCGTCGCGGCGATCGCCGCCGGCGTCTCATTCATCGCCGTGCTGCTGATCGTGTCGCTGCTGCTCCTCGCCGTCGACCCTGCGCAGATCCAGAAGCAGGTCGACCGCCCCGTGCTCCTCCCCGACGAGCACGCCGGCGACGCCCCGGCCGCCGGGGACGAGCCCGCGGGCGACCAGCCGCGCTCCTAG
- the purB gene encoding adenylosuccinate lyase codes for MTISSDQPLGVQPLSPLDGRYRAAVSGLGEYLSEAGLNRARVEVEVEWLIALTDRSLFGTTPLGETEKDRLRVLYLDFGPDEIQWLAEREAVTRHDVKAVEYLVRDRLTQLGLDGIAELTHFACTSEDINSTAYALTVKRAVEEVWLPKLRAVIASLRALAEKHRDAAMLSRTHGQPATPTTMGKELAVFAWRLERVAAQVAASDFLAKFSGATGTWSAHLAAEPDVAWPIVSQEFIESLDLGFNPLTTQIESHDWQVELYDRIRHAGGILHNLATDIWTYISIGYFTQIPVAGATGSSTMPHKINPIRFENAEANLEISGGLLATLAQTLVTSRLQRDLTDSTTQRNIGVALGHSLLALDNLQRGLGEISLAEDVLLADLDGNWEVLGEAIQTAVRAEVVAGRSTITDPYALLKELTRGRRVGAAELAEFVRGLEIGDEAKERLLALTPATYTGIASELVDVLDEELEPEAEPRSSV; via the coding sequence GTGACCATCTCCTCCGACCAGCCCCTGGGTGTTCAGCCCCTCAGCCCCCTCGACGGCCGCTATCGCGCCGCCGTCTCGGGACTCGGCGAGTACCTCTCCGAAGCGGGCCTCAACCGCGCCCGCGTCGAGGTCGAGGTCGAGTGGCTCATCGCCCTCACCGACCGCTCGCTGTTCGGCACGACGCCGCTCGGCGAGACCGAGAAGGACCGGCTGCGGGTGCTCTACCTCGACTTCGGGCCCGACGAGATCCAGTGGCTCGCCGAGCGCGAGGCGGTCACGCGGCACGACGTCAAGGCCGTCGAGTACCTCGTGCGCGACCGGCTCACCCAGCTCGGCCTCGACGGCATCGCCGAGCTGACGCACTTCGCCTGCACGAGCGAGGACATCAACTCCACCGCCTACGCCCTCACGGTCAAGCGCGCCGTCGAAGAGGTGTGGCTCCCGAAGCTCCGTGCGGTGATCGCGTCCCTGCGCGCTCTCGCCGAGAAGCATCGGGATGCCGCGATGCTGTCCCGCACGCACGGTCAGCCGGCGACCCCCACGACGATGGGCAAGGAGCTCGCCGTCTTCGCGTGGCGCCTCGAGCGCGTCGCGGCGCAGGTCGCGGCATCCGATTTCCTCGCGAAGTTCTCGGGCGCGACCGGAACGTGGTCTGCGCACCTCGCCGCGGAGCCCGACGTCGCGTGGCCGATCGTCTCGCAGGAGTTCATCGAGTCCCTCGATCTCGGCTTCAACCCGCTGACGACCCAGATCGAGTCGCACGATTGGCAGGTCGAGCTGTACGACCGCATCCGCCACGCGGGCGGCATCCTGCACAATCTCGCGACCGACATCTGGACGTACATCTCGATCGGCTACTTCACCCAGATCCCGGTCGCCGGTGCGACGGGGTCATCGACGATGCCGCACAAGATCAACCCGATCCGGTTCGAGAACGCCGAGGCGAACCTCGAGATCTCGGGCGGCCTTCTCGCGACGCTGGCGCAGACCCTCGTCACGAGCCGCCTGCAGCGCGACCTGACCGACTCGACGACGCAGCGCAACATCGGCGTCGCCCTCGGCCACTCCCTCCTCGCGCTGGACAACCTGCAGCGCGGCCTGGGCGAGATCTCGCTCGCCGAGGACGTGCTGCTCGCCGACCTCGACGGCAACTGGGAGGTGCTCGGCGAGGCGATCCAGACGGCCGTGCGCGCCGAGGTCGTCGCCGGCCGCTCGACCATCACCGACCCCTACGCGCTGCTCAAGGAGCTCACGCGCGGCCGCCGCGTCGGCGCGGCCGAGCTCGCCGAGTTCGTGCGCGGTCTCGAGATCGGCGACGAGGCCAAGGAGCGCCTGCTCGCGCTGACCCCCGCGACCTACACGGGCATCGCGTCCGAGCTCGTCGACGTGCTCGACGAGGAGCTCGAGCCCGAGGCCGAGCCCCGCTCGTCGGTCTAG
- a CDS encoding low molecular weight protein-tyrosine-phosphatase has protein sequence MTASAADPFRVVFVCTGNICRSVMAEVVFRGFADAAGLRDRVGSTSAGTGDWHVGERADQRTIEALTRRGYDGSHHRARQFTLADFAHNDLVVALDRSHERILKGWAPGETDADKIALLMSFDPSARSLDVPDPYYAGPGMFDEVLGMIESASRALFRQLEPAIRPAV, from the coding sequence ATGACCGCGAGCGCCGCCGATCCCTTCCGGGTCGTCTTCGTGTGCACCGGCAACATCTGCCGGTCGGTCATGGCGGAGGTCGTGTTCCGGGGGTTCGCGGATGCCGCGGGCCTGCGCGATCGCGTCGGCTCGACGAGCGCCGGCACCGGCGACTGGCACGTCGGGGAGCGGGCCGATCAGCGCACGATCGAGGCGCTCACCCGCCGCGGCTACGACGGCTCGCATCACCGGGCCCGCCAGTTCACCCTCGCCGACTTCGCGCACAACGACCTCGTCGTCGCGCTCGACCGCAGCCACGAGCGCATCCTCAAGGGCTGGGCGCCCGGCGAGACCGACGCCGACAAGATCGCGCTGCTCATGTCGTTCGATCCGTCGGCGCGCAGTCTCGACGTGCCCGACCCGTACTACGCGGGTCCCGGAATGTTCGACGAGGTGCTCGGTATGATCGAGAGCGCGAGCCGGGCGCTCTTCCGGCAGCTCGAACCCGCGATACGACCCGCCGTCTGA